From Methanothrix sp., the proteins below share one genomic window:
- a CDS encoding glycerophosphodiester phosphodiesterase family protein, with the protein MVSLIGHRGAPALAPENTLQGIRKAHSCGADMVEMDVRLSSDGVLVLMHDETVDRTTNGSGRVEDLSIQELRCLDAGGEPVPMLREALRLAEILGVQPVVEMKEEGLEEIVLEELLGSKAIVTSFYHTSVLEFGDLLRGRKGVEDIRTGIIISSLPVNPVDLALDVHADAIFPKRVSPNIFKVAHKRGLKVYPWTVNSPERAAWLLRLGADGLVTDNPCAIRDVLKEAPVNTGRENCRYYPCHHFEGQDCTHCFCPLYPCKDPELGRFVRTKRGKRFWSCIDCVLVHIPEVARYLEERPDAGTEELKRFLGTTGRGCFRRAKHAGEMTR; encoded by the coding sequence ATGGTCTCACTGATTGGACATCGTGGTGCTCCAGCTCTGGCTCCCGAGAACACGCTGCAGGGAATAAGGAAGGCGCATTCATGCGGAGCCGATATGGTCGAGATGGACGTGCGCCTCTCCTCCGACGGAGTTCTGGTTCTGATGCACGATGAGACTGTTGACAGAACAACAAACGGCTCCGGCAGGGTTGAGGATCTGAGCATCCAGGAGCTCAGGTGCCTGGATGCAGGCGGAGAGCCTGTGCCGATGCTGAGGGAGGCGCTGAGGCTCGCGGAAATTCTCGGAGTCCAGCCGGTCGTTGAGATGAAGGAGGAGGGATTGGAGGAGATCGTTCTTGAGGAGCTGCTTGGATCTAAAGCCATAGTGACATCTTTTTACCACACTAGCGTGCTTGAGTTCGGCGACCTTCTCAGGGGGAGGAAGGGCGTGGAGGATATAAGAACGGGCATCATCATATCGTCCCTGCCCGTGAACCCGGTGGATTTAGCCCTGGATGTGCATGCGGATGCGATATTCCCAAAGAGGGTGAGCCCGAACATCTTCAAGGTCGCACACAAAAGGGGTTTGAAAGTTTACCCCTGGACGGTCAACAGCCCTGAGAGGGCGGCGTGGCTGCTCAGGCTCGGGGCGGATGGTCTGGTCACCGACAACCCCTGCGCGATAAGGGATGTGCTTAAAGAAGCTCCAGTAAACACCGGCCGGGAGAACTGCAGGTACTATCCATGTCATCACTTCGAGGGGCAGGACTGCACCCACTGTTTCTGTCCCCTCTACCCCTGCAAGGACCCGGAGCTTGGCAGGTTTGTGAGAACAAAAAGAGGCAAGAGGTTCTGGTCGTGCATCGACTGCGTGCTGGTCCACATACCAGAGGTCGCGAGGTATCTCGAGGAGAGACCGGATGCTGGAACCGAGGAGCTAAAGAGATTTCTCGGGACCACCGGGAGAGGGTGCTTTCGCAGGGCAAAACATGCTGGCGAAATGACCAGGTGA
- the pscS gene encoding O-phospho-L-seryl-tRNA:Cys-tRNA synthase: MPSSITSKLDKFRCMKRSISEINLDPLQRGGILTPEARAALVEWGDGYSVCDFCEGMLDRVRNPPVEEFVHEILPRFLDVDDVRITHGAREGMYAAMHSLCDAGDYIVADGNAHYTTVLAAERAGLEISYVENSGEPEYTINPEGYRDAIRDAADQGYRVSMAVLTYPDGNYGNLVDARRVAEICHEEGVPLLLNGAYSIGRMPVSARELDADIVVGSGHKSMASSGPIGVLGAKQEYADIIFRRSKSKKNKEVELLGCTVRGAGLLTMMASFPHVLERVGRWQEEVDKARWFSSELEELGIEQQGEKPHNHDLMFFKSERLYEISKSARKGRYFLYHELKDRGICGIKPGLTRQFKLSTYLIPREDLERVVSAFHEIIEMGSRVEAE; the protein is encoded by the coding sequence ATGCCATCCAGTATCACATCAAAGCTCGATAAGTTCAGGTGCATGAAGAGGAGCATCTCGGAGATAAACCTCGACCCCCTCCAGAGGGGAGGCATTCTCACTCCTGAGGCAAGGGCGGCTCTCGTCGAGTGGGGTGATGGTTATTCAGTCTGTGACTTCTGCGAGGGGATGCTCGACAGGGTGAGGAATCCCCCTGTGGAGGAGTTCGTTCACGAGATTCTTCCCCGGTTTCTGGATGTGGATGATGTGCGCATAACCCACGGGGCCAGGGAGGGTATGTACGCTGCGATGCATTCTCTATGTGATGCGGGCGATTACATCGTTGCAGATGGGAATGCGCACTACACCACCGTTCTCGCCGCAGAGCGCGCAGGCCTCGAGATCTCGTATGTGGAAAACAGCGGGGAGCCTGAGTACACCATAAACCCGGAGGGATACAGGGACGCGATAAGGGATGCTGCAGACCAGGGATACAGGGTGAGCATGGCAGTGCTCACGTATCCCGATGGCAACTACGGGAATCTTGTGGATGCGAGAAGGGTTGCGGAGATCTGCCACGAGGAGGGTGTGCCGCTGCTCCTCAACGGGGCGTACTCCATAGGGAGAATGCCCGTGAGCGCCCGCGAGCTCGACGCTGACATAGTTGTTGGCAGCGGCCACAAGTCCATGGCATCATCAGGTCCGATAGGGGTCCTGGGCGCGAAGCAGGAGTATGCGGATATCATATTCAGACGCTCGAAGAGCAAGAAGAACAAGGAGGTCGAGCTCCTGGGGTGCACTGTTCGTGGTGCGGGGCTTCTTACCATGATGGCAAGCTTCCCGCATGTCCTGGAGCGCGTCGGAAGGTGGCAGGAGGAGGTTGATAAGGCGCGATGGTTCTCGTCAGAGCTGGAGGAGCTTGGAATCGAACAGCAGGGCGAGAAGCCTCACAACCATGATCTGATGTTCTTCAAATCTGAGCGGCTCTACGAGATCTCGAAGAGCGCCAGGAAGGGCCGCTACTTCCTTTACCACGAGCTCAAGGACCGCGGGATATGCGGTATCAAGCCCGGGCTCACAAGGCAGTTCAAGCTTAGCACGTATCTCATCCCCAGGGAGGATCTGGAGCGGGTGGTCTCAGCGTTTCATGAGATCATCGAGATGGGCTCCAGGGTGGAGGCTGAATAG
- the cfbA gene encoding sirohydrochlorin nickelochelatase, which produces MEDIGLLVLGHGSTLPYNKALVEELAGMIKRKHPGPVRTAYLNANDPKIPEGLMSFAGTNVRKIVAIPLFLAAGVHTLEDIPRELGIPKGKHVGVVKIDGRDVEVTCAEPLGVDECIADLAYRRARESF; this is translated from the coding sequence ATGGAGGACATAGGACTTCTTGTGCTCGGGCATGGCAGCACGCTGCCTTACAACAAGGCGCTGGTGGAGGAGCTGGCAGGGATGATAAAAAGAAAGCATCCAGGGCCGGTCAGGACCGCTTATCTCAATGCCAATGATCCGAAGATACCAGAGGGTCTCATGAGCTTTGCCGGCACCAATGTGAGGAAGATCGTGGCCATTCCGCTCTTCCTCGCAGCCGGGGTGCACACACTGGAGGACATCCCAAGGGAGCTGGGAATACCGAAGGGCAAGCACGTTGGTGTTGTTAAAATAGATGGCAGGGATGTGGAGGTGACATGCGCCGAGCCGCTCGGCGTCGATGAATGCATTGCGGATCTCGCCTATCGGAGGGCCAGAGAGAGCTTCTAG
- the cfbE gene encoding coenzyme F430 synthase → MAVLDSIHGAGIIASRLRELGIDAEALEVYHSNHSVERFSLVVAPVHLSPQNSSLSEARRLRKRIISHHRAVGMILGERDFRAVEITGTRGKTTTALLLALMLSHDMRVVSHTTSGIELWNRGRRSLIRSGLSITPGNLIAAHQIASEERADFLISEVSLGGTGAFDVGIITSLAGDYLIAGGSMWASTAKLQMLSLSDPDARIVANTDAKLSADITFGHGGDVRICRRSAEIRGRSLPLSLDEALDLPAYSDGIAGALAAAISIGVDVKDAADALEGFQGFEGRMARYQLDGVSFIDNSNSGLKVSGIERALDLASGGRTCLVAGEDAESVCEGLDIDALVKMIKSRRNEIDELVLVGRRLEPYAQQLGGCTARNFQEGLEVARRLVSAGDHLVLCVKCFR, encoded by the coding sequence GTGGCCGTCCTCGACTCGATACATGGCGCAGGGATCATAGCATCGAGACTCAGAGAGCTCGGCATAGATGCAGAGGCGCTAGAGGTATACCACAGCAATCACAGCGTGGAGAGGTTCTCGCTCGTTGTTGCTCCCGTGCACCTCTCCCCTCAGAACAGCTCACTGTCAGAGGCCAGACGGCTTCGAAAGAGGATCATATCGCACCACAGGGCAGTGGGGATGATCCTGGGCGAGCGGGACTTCAGGGCTGTTGAGATAACGGGGACGAGGGGGAAGACAACCACCGCCCTCCTGCTGGCGCTTATGCTCTCGCACGATATGCGCGTCGTCTCGCACACCACCAGCGGAATCGAGCTCTGGAACCGCGGGAGAAGATCGCTCATCAGATCCGGCCTGAGCATAACCCCCGGGAATCTCATAGCAGCTCATCAGATCGCATCAGAGGAGAGAGCTGATTTTCTGATCTCAGAGGTATCACTCGGTGGCACCGGAGCATTTGATGTGGGGATTATAACAAGCCTCGCAGGAGACTACCTCATAGCAGGCGGGTCGATGTGGGCGAGCACCGCCAAGCTCCAGATGCTCTCTCTCTCAGATCCGGATGCGAGGATCGTGGCGAACACGGATGCGAAGCTCTCTGCTGATATCACATTTGGCCATGGCGGTGATGTGAGGATCTGCAGGAGATCTGCTGAGATCAGGGGGAGATCGCTTCCCCTGTCGCTGGACGAAGCGCTGGATCTTCCCGCATATTCCGATGGGATCGCCGGTGCGCTGGCAGCCGCCATCTCGATTGGAGTGGATGTAAAGGATGCGGCGGATGCCCTTGAGGGCTTCCAGGGCTTCGAGGGCCGGATGGCGCGGTATCAGCTCGATGGTGTCAGCTTCATCGATAACTCGAACTCCGGGCTGAAGGTCTCAGGCATCGAAAGGGCGCTCGATCTCGCCTCTGGTGGTCGCACATGTCTCGTTGCGGGAGAGGATGCAGAGAGCGTCTGCGAGGGTCTGGATATTGATGCTCTTGTGAAGATGATCAAGTCGAGAAGGAATGAGATAGACGAGCTCGTGCTGGTCGGAAGGAGGCTTGAGCCGTACGCCCAACAGCTCGGAGGATGCACGGCACGCAACTTCCAGGAGGGGCTCGAGGTCGCTCGCAGACTCGTCTCCGCGGGGGACCATCTGGTTTTATGTGTTAAATGCTTCAGGTGA
- the cfbD gene encoding Ni-sirohydrochlorin a,c-diamide reductive cyclase catalytic subunit, producing MSTEVQVIHPRPSSIVAALYTLRDLGVDVIILHGPSGCCFKHARLLEEDGVRVLTTGLDEKGFVFGGQEQLVRLLRRAVELFHPKILAVAGTCSSMIIGEDLHKAVVDANIGLPVIEAEVHAGYRDNTKGVIITLEAARDAGIIDDQELQRQKRLLEKATEIERLYGAASSEYLPPERGDVKFVVASRLLELLMDGKRGLNILNAKKETAYMFADINLSLIEIARALGCEERIRTLANLDSDVGLPKVRGDARNIADALKDKGVNFEITGGLDEYPVAGERVADMIEGEEYDFALISGVPHAIPISALDKMEIFSVTNGPRQVRPLRDLGHHHVVVEIDLHPKTMGVSTLVESEFGATLREVARRRGILQKQI from the coding sequence ATGAGTACAGAAGTTCAGGTTATTCACCCACGCCCCAGCTCGATAGTGGCGGCCCTTTACACCCTGCGTGATCTCGGCGTGGATGTGATCATACTCCACGGCCCCAGCGGATGCTGCTTCAAGCACGCGAGGTTGCTGGAGGAGGATGGTGTCAGGGTTCTGACCACAGGCCTCGATGAGAAGGGCTTCGTCTTCGGAGGGCAGGAGCAGCTTGTGAGGCTGCTGAGAAGAGCTGTGGAGCTGTTCCATCCGAAGATCTTAGCTGTCGCTGGAACATGCAGCAGCATGATCATAGGCGAGGATCTGCACAAGGCTGTGGTGGATGCGAATATCGGTCTCCCGGTAATAGAGGCTGAGGTTCACGCTGGATACAGGGACAACACAAAGGGTGTGATCATAACACTTGAGGCTGCGAGGGATGCTGGCATAATAGATGATCAGGAGCTCCAGCGCCAGAAGAGGCTACTGGAAAAGGCGACAGAGATAGAGCGGCTCTACGGCGCTGCGAGCAGCGAGTACCTGCCGCCGGAGAGGGGTGACGTCAAGTTCGTCGTTGCCTCCAGACTCCTGGAGCTTCTCATGGATGGCAAAAGGGGGCTCAACATACTGAACGCGAAGAAGGAGACCGCATACATGTTCGCGGACATCAATCTCTCACTCATAGAGATTGCCAGGGCTCTTGGGTGTGAGGAGAGGATAAGAACGCTTGCGAACCTCGACTCTGATGTGGGACTGCCAAAGGTCAGAGGGGATGCGAGGAACATAGCAGATGCTCTGAAAGATAAAGGCGTGAATTTCGAGATCACAGGAGGTCTTGATGAGTATCCAGTTGCGGGAGAGCGTGTGGCGGATATGATCGAGGGAGAGGAGTACGACTTCGCCTTGATATCCGGGGTTCCGCATGCGATACCGATCTCTGCACTGGATAAAATGGAGATCTTCTCGGTAACCAACGGGCCCCGGCAGGTCAGGCCCCTGAGGGATCTGGGCCATCATCATGTTGTTGTGGAGATAGATCTCCACCCCAAGACCATGGGCGTCAGCACGCTCGTCGAGTCTGAGTTCGGCGCCACCCTCAGGGAGGTCGCCAGGCGAAGGGGCATCCTTCAAAAACAGATCTGA